The Raphanus sativus cultivar WK10039 chromosome 2, ASM80110v3, whole genome shotgun sequence DNA segment TCGATAATTTTACTCTGTGGTGTTGTTCTGATTCAGCTGTTTGCTGCTCAAATCAATGCTGAAAGATCTAAAAGTCCATGGCAGACACTCAGTGGTGAGAATGCTCTCACTTCTCTATTTATTTCCTTAACGCATGATTTTCCAAGACCAATAGGAGAAAACGAGAGAATGTAGCACTCggactttctttttttgtatgtGTAGTATACGTTGGgataatctcttttttttttaaataacttttgtttttttttaccagGTGATGCTCCTCTTGTAATTGCACGTGGTGGGTTTTCTGGATTATTTCCAGATTCGATTCTTGATGCTTACAAGCTCGCAATGCAGACAAGTGTACCCGGTGCTGTACTATGGTGTGATGTTCAGCTAACCAAAGATGACTTTGGCATTTGCTACCCTGATTTAAGACTGAACAATGACTCAACTATTGAAAGTGTCTACCCCAAACGCCGAAAATCTTATATGGTTAACGGAATCCCTACTGAGGGTTGGTTCACCATTGATTTCTCCTTGAGAGATCTGAAGAATGTTTCTTGTAAGTGTTTCAGTTACTGTctgaaaaaaatttgtttgttgCTTCTCACAAATggttctctttttcttcttccatgTTTGCAGTGATACAAGGAATATTGTCACAGTCAGAAAAATTTGATGGAAATGGATTCTCGATTTTAACAGTTCAAGATGTAACCGCGCAGATAAAACCAGAAAGTTTTTGGTTAAATGTTCAGCACGATGCGTTCTATGCTCAACAGAATATGAGCATGAGCAGCTTTCTGATATCAGCTTCAAGAACTGTTTCCATTGACTACATCTCTTCTCCTGAACTGAATTTCTTTCGGAAAATTACAGGCCATTTCGGGGGTAATGGACCAAGTTTTGTGTTCAAATTTCTTGGAAAAGAAGATTTTGAGCCGACAACAAAGCGAACTTATGGTTCTATCTTGAGTAACCTAACTTATGTCAAGACGTTTGCTTCAGGAATTATTGTTCCTAAATCGTACATATGGCCACTGGATGACAAGCAGTACTTGCTTCCTCCTACATCCTTAGTCCACGATGCTCATAAAGCAGGATTACAAGTATATGTGTCAGGTTTTGCAAATGATGCTAATATTGCATATAACTACAGTTTTGATCCAGTGTCTGAGTATCTATCTTTTGTGGACAATGGTGATTTCTCTGTTGATGGTGTGCTCTCTGATTTTCCCATAACTGCATCTGCATCCGTTGGTAAGCATATTTTCttcaagagtttttttttctggacaCTAAGCTTGTGTTTTATGCAATTATTTATcccttatttattttcatattttctccTTAGACTGCTTCTCCCACATTGGCAGAAACGCTACAAAACAAGGTAGTAAGAGTAATTATTTGCATCACTGACAGAAAAGAGAGTAATTATCTGcataattattttcttactaTATAAAAAGAATCATATAGTTGACTTTATCATCTACCAAATGGTTCATGTCTCAGTGGATTTTCTTGTTATATCAAAACATGGAGCGAGTGGGGACTATCCTGGATGTACAAATCTGGCATATGATAAGGCAATCAAAGATGGTGCTGATGTTATCGATTGCTCGGTCCAAATGTCCAGGGAAGGAAAACCCTTTTGCTCAAATTCGATAGATCTCGAGAAAAGCACAATGGCCGCCCAAACTCCTCTTAGAAACCGTTCGACGATTATTCCTGAGATTAGCTCAGATGTTGGATTATACACTTTTAGTCTCACATGGCCTGAGATCCACAACTTAACTCGTAAGTTTCCCCACTTGGCCTACTCACACTTTACTTTTGGTTAACTTGGATACATAGATATGCAAATATCTATTTCCGTATCAATTTTACATTACCTAAGGTAATATGATATGGTAAAAACTACGGGCTACTTGAGAGATTTACATTACGATAACTATTCTCCCACTATTTTTGTGCAGCTGCGATTTCAAATCCTTACAGGAATCCAAATGAGAGAGATTCTGGGAGGATTATGTCACTCTTTGAATTCCTGAACTTGGCAAAGAACTCCACTACTCTCTCTGGTATTTTGATCAGTGTAGAGGTGAGTTCTAGTAACTCTTAAGTAGGCATAGGCATTCGCGTCCCTGGTACTTGTCGGGTCCAGATCCTTCGGATCTAGCAAATTCGGACCCAGTACTTATTATTTTTCCTGTTCGGTTCTAGGTTGGTTCTTTTTAGATCCGGGTTGGTTCGGATGCTGATTTTGAAAACCTGTTAAAAACCTGTAGTTTTTGAGTACATTTCAAATTCAGATTGGTTTGGAATCACAATAAAGTATGTCACAATAAAATACCTCGGTGTAGGTCTGGAATAATCCACCCGAAGACCTAAAAaaatactctaaacccaaaaatacccaaaaatattcaaatacccaaaaaatatttaaaattttacccAAAATCCAACTCAAAGACCCGAAAAGTCCCAGAAGTTTTATCTTAATACCCAAATTTTCAAACAATCTGAAATTGTACCTGAAACCCAACACTATAACCGAATACCCGTAACCCCaaacttgaaaatatatgtaatactaAAAAGAACTAAATACCgaaatatacataatatatacaatattttttttagaatttcggATATCATATCGGGTCTCGGGTGGACCCACACCCAAACCTGTACCCACGGGTCCTGAACAAAAATATCTAACAAGTTAATTTACCTTTCCAAACCTATTTTTGTGTGGGTTTGAGTTGGGTTTTTGGATTCAGTTAAAATGACCAGGCTTACTCTTTAGATTTTTACAATAAGACTGTGACATCTTCTAATGGCCAAGCCACTATTTATTCTTGTCCTTCAGAATGCAGTGTACCTTAGAGAGAAGAAAGGTCTCGACCTTGTTAAAGCGGTTCTTGATACACTCACGGAAGCTGGTTACAGCAACGGAACGACCACGAAAAAAGTCATGATACAGTCGACGAACAGCTCCATTTTAGTTGACATCAAGAAGCAGAGCAAGTATGAGACTGTCTACAAAGTTGAAAAAACAATTGATGATATTAGTGACTCTGCTATCGATGACATAAAGAAATTCGCTAACGCTGTTGTCATCATAAAACCATCAGTCTTTCCCTTATCTGATGATTCATTTGTCAGTGGGAAAACCAATGTACTGGAGAGGCTGCAGAAGTCTAAGCTCATGGTCTATGTGGAACTGCTTCAGAATGAGTTTGTATCTGATGCAACTGTTGAGATAAACTCATATATCACTGGAGCCGGTATAAATGGAACCATCACAGAGTTCCCTATAACAGCTTCAAGATACAAAAGTAAGGCCATGttcttttttgtatttgatgcagcatatagatgtcATTTGAATACATCATCTAGATATTGTATCCAGATGTTGTTcatttctaaaattaatatttgcaTTCATGAGCAATATATAGATGCTAAGTTGTtcattttttattacataatagcATTTGAAAACTAGTAGTTTTGCAATTTTGACGAAAACAGACAATTTGCGGTATTGCcgaaaatatacaattttacaGTTTTCTAGGAAAAAACAATTGTATGGTTTTGACGGTAAACACACAATTTAcaattttggcggaaaaacataaatttttggGTTTTGCAAGAAATTGCAATTTTCTGATTTGACGGGAAAATTGCAATTTTACGGTTCtagcgaaaaaaaaaaaatttacggTTTTATCGAGAAAACTTAATTTccattttggcgggaaattgtttttttttaacacgaTTTTCTGATTTAAGCGGAAAACATGAATTTttggttttacaaaaaaaaacgattttCCAGTTTTGGCGGTAAATGCAATTTTCTTGTTTTCgctgaaaatttaatttttcgatttttacGGAAATCACGATTTTATgcatttgtaagaaaaaattaatttttcggttttggcagaaaattgTAATTTTCCAGTTTAGGccgaaaaacataattttacgGCTTTGGCCAGAAAATgagatttttggttttattggGAAAATGAGATTTTCTAGTCTCGGAGGCAAAACactattttgattaaaatattacttaatAACTATAATAACtacttaattaaatttaatattgatattgatAGTAAGATAATTGTTATAGATTGTGgtgttttcttaaaataataatttctgtTATAAAAATTACACAATGAAAATAGAACAATTTATTTATGCtattagttttgaatttattatatatttaaaaaattatattaataatattaataatttttaaaataagataattcctatatattgtgttgttatctaaaaataattatttttattataaaatttaaaaattgagatacaaaaataatatttatctatactgttattttagaaatgaatttgtttattttcatgcttaattattaatatcaattagtaaataattttagtaacttaactgataatttatcattatcttgaaaataactaaaatatactaAGGACAATATCATAGCCAAACTTATACactataatttagtaatattaaagtattacatatatgcttatattatattttggtttagtaatattaaaccgACTCTATTATAGTAATTTATCTTTTACGATAAATTTTTAGGACAATCAAAATCACTTATTGAGATAATTTCTGAAAAAGTTGACAGgagattcaaaattatttatactattatttgccaAATAATTTGTTCGATTTTAcgtttaaaatatgtttaaatcatttaatcaaaaatataattattataaaatatgttttcttaaaatttatcttaactattttcttttgtaaattatatatataaacctatatattttgaaaattattcaatattcactttttatttgtgtttttagggaaaatataaagtaagaaaaaataaatctgtttttttgtatatacaaaatctatatattttatagatatttcttttttattatatatgggtttatgaaataaataaactatactaaataaatataactaaagatttattaacaaaaaggaaactaaacaatttttagtaAAGATAATTatgtataactaaaattaattcattaagaGTATTCGTGTAATCAACCACTGTGAGAATCAATGTAAACGCGACACAtatgaaactgacttctcaaataatattatagagatatataattacccataaattaaaaacaaatttcgtTAGTTTGttattcatcattatctaaaagattctgtattatattatctaaaaatattttatatcatatcttttaaaaataaatataatttatgtatatatgaatattttaaatttactttacgtaaaaaatatattttattaaaattagaatattgaatataaaaattaatatttagttaattattaaatatttcaaaaacatgagaataattttattctaagatttttgaatttatagtatatctttttataaaattttaaaactattaagcCCGCAAGTGCGGACAAATGTAGTATATAAACTCCACACTTTTAGCATCTcaaatatctaaatattttaatattatagatttcgCATCTAGATATTTCATGTTAGATGCTGCTGATACAATAGTGTTCAAAGAAATGACATCTTTTTTTggttaacaaacaaacaacatcTAAATAGTGCCATCAATGCCTAACTTTGTGTCTGCAGGAAATAGATGTCTCGGAACAAAAGAAACTCTACCGTACATGGCCCCTGTTATACCGCGCCGTCTCTTACAaattgtgaattctttacctcCAGCCCCATCCCCAGCCCCAGCTCCAAGCTCAGTTTTCACAGATGATTATTTCGCCGGGCCACCACTACTTCCAAACTCCGTTGTCACAAATGATGATCGTTACAAACTATGCAGCCAACCGTTTAGCTGTGGCGATCAGAGGGATCTGTTGTACCCTTTCTGGATACCTGGCAGAGAAGACTGCGGCTATCCCGGCTCCATGCTCAATTGCAGCGGTGAATTCGCAGAGTTGACTGTCTCCTCTGTGAAGTTCAGAATCTTAATGGCAAACTATGACTACAATATCATAACTCTTGCCAGATTGGACTATACCGACAATCTTTGTCCATCAAACCCACGAAATGAACAATTCAACCAAAGCGCCCTTCATTTCACTGATCACACCAAGCTGCTAGCAATTTTATATGGCTGCCCAGACTTGTCATCAAATATTTCTAGTAGCCCAGTTTACAATTACCTTACAGATTTTCAATGTGAGGATATTGATAGGGAAGGGCTAAGAAACTACTGCTTTGTGACAAACAGCTCGTTTGCTTTACTCTACATGAGGGATGGCACTAAAGACTTAGGGAAAAATTGCAAAAAGAAAGTCAGTATACCTGTTTCTGACTCGACGTTACGCACTCTGCGTTCTGATAATCCAAACAAGTCTCTTGAACAGGGTTTCGATCTTGAAATTAAACAAGACTGCGCAATGTGCTTAAAATCCAACGGTGCTTGTGGATATAATCACACTAGGAATGAATTCGCCTGCTTTTGTGGCGATGGGACTCATGGACATAACTGTGACGGTAAACCATTGTCTTGTCTGATTTTGttctttttacttttctttctcttcGACGTCAAGTTTGGTTCCATTCTAACACATGTTGAACGGTTGAACAGGGTCTTTGGTCAACGCAATCCACAAAGGTTAGTTTGATTGGAAAATTGATATTGAACTTGATTTTCCGTACTTTTTATTCCGAGATAGTGTAGTTGCATTCTGACTAAATTTTAATTGCTGAACGGATGAACAGGATCTTGGGTCAAAATAATTCCCAAAGGTTAGTTCACTGGGAACATATATTTTGAACTATAACcgattcatatattttaaataaagttatttAATCAAAGTTTTCTCTGTTCTTCTAGTTGCGGGTTCGATAGCAGGCGTTGTTCTATTGGTGatcttattattattctttCGTCATTATCTCCGGATGAAAGAGTTACGTCTGAGACAACAGAATCTGAAGTCACTCATTCCACTCAAGCACTACACTTATGCACAGGTGAAAAGAATTACAAAGTCATTTGCGGAAGTGGTCGGGAGAGGTGGATTTGGAATTGTTTATAGAGGAACTCTTTCTGATGGCCGTATGGTTGCGGTGAAAGTCTTGAAAGATTCAAAGGGTAATGGTGAAGATTTCATTAATGAAGTTGCAAGCATGAGCCAAACTTCTCATCTCAACATTGTAACCTTGCTTGGTTTCTGCTCTGAAGGTTCCAAAAGAGcaattatatatgaatttttggGAAATGGGTCTCTTGATAAATTCATCTCAGAAAAGTCCTCGGTGAAATTGGATTGGACGACATTGTATCAAATTGCGCTAGGAGTTGCTCGTGGTCTAGAGTACCTGCATCACGGCTGCAAAACAAGGATTGTACATTTCGACATCAAACCACAAAATGTACTCTTAGATGAAAACTTTAGCCCCAAAGTTTCTGACTTTGGCCTTGCAAAGCTCTGCGAGAAGAAGGAGAGTGCACTGTcattgctggacacaagaggcaCAGTGGGGTACATTGCACCAGAAATGATTTCAAGAGTTTATGGGAACGTGTCTCGCAAGTCAGATGTTTATAGCTATGGAATGTTAGTTCTTGAGATGATTGGTGCAAGGAACAAAGAAAGCGCTCATCAAGACTCAGCTTCTAACACAAGTTCAATATACTTTCCTGAATGGATATATAGGGATCTTGAATTAGGAAAGCCGAGAAGGCTTATCGAGGATGGAATCAACAATGAGGAAGAGGAGGTAGCAAAGAAGATGGCATTGGTTGGTTTGTGGTGTATTCAGCCTTCCCCATCAGATCGCCCGCCAATGAACAGAGTCGTAGAGATGATGGAAGGAAGACTTGAAGCTCTTGAAGTGCCTCCAAGGCCTGTCTTACAGCAAATTCCTACGGCACCTCTTCAGGAATCTTTAACGCTTTCAGATAGTTTGGTTGAAGCAGATCATTGATATTAGTAGCctctttaaaatttatcaaagcTCAGAAGCAGCGATACATTTTATCCAAGAAATGTCATTCAGTGTctacatttagattttttttatagcaTATGTTAAATTAGTTTGTGGAGTGTGGTTATCTCAAATTACTTAATAGTAATACCGCTTTCTAGCTTTATAAAACGATCATGACTTGAGCGAAGATTTGTGGGCATAGAGACAAGGATAAGTTTTCTCGAGTAGATGTTCTCATAAGCTTCTTTCACAAAACCACCACTTGAAGTCCCTAGTCCCTACCCTGACCACcgacttttgaattttttattttacaatctCCAGCAGCGATCTCCCACGGTTGTTTCTGGTGGATCACACTCACATCTCCACAGCGCAGAAGACATTCTGGGCTACATTGATACGGTGTATTTCTAAAGTTATTATCTGAACGAGAAGAGCCATTTTTACAGCTTTTGAGTCGTCCTAATCGAACTCACATTCTCCAGAACAGTGTAATAATCAGTGCCGGCTTTGCACATGTTCTCAAGGTACATTTGTACAGGAtcctttgtttttattttatacattagATCGTCCTATAagctaaaatttataaatattaaggTCTTAGGTGTAGAGATGGATTTAGCATCCCTCCACAAGGCTCAACATTCGGCCCATCGACATCAGGAACCCCCTTTGAGATCGGCCCAGTTGAACAGATCGATGGATCTGTTCGGACGATCGATCATCGGACCGGATCAATATCGGCCTAACAAACGCCATCGTTTGGCTTCGAAACCCATCAAACGCGAATTCAGGTCTGGGGGCTCTAGGACGAACACGTCCTAGGGCGAACGAAAGACATAAGAAAGAGAGGTATAAAAGAAGGACAGAGGGGAAATAGAAGAGGATCCGCAAATACTCACTAGACCACTGACGGAAAGATTTAGGATTTTACCAACCGATCGAGCTTTCTTGTGTTCTTACCGGCGCTTTTAGCAAAGCTTCGggctttttttttcctttaatcTCTTTATAATCCGTTTGTTCTCACATATTGCCAATAAAACGTCTTTGAAAAGCCCACAATCGAGTTTAGTTTCATTTCATTTGACTTAACCGAACTCGAATTCAACATTAGGTTTCAGAGTTGTTGCAATATAGCTAAAGTTTgggaaatttttaatttttcacaGAAGTCTTAGTACTATTCGGCCTTGCCTGGCAACATCTAATATGtgctaaaaaaaatttaccgtGGCAGTTTTTATGAGCCAATctttttttcttagtttatttttatttaaatgtttttccatTTCAAGATCAACTTTGGTTTTATACTGATAAATTTTTCTAGTTTGGTGATAAAACAGGGATGGTGTTCATCTTGATTATCATAGCTTAGTATGCTGCCCAGATATTACATCATTaccaagattttttttttttgactaaatttgatgcattaaaataaaagtaaccaAAGTTTACAGTTGTTCGATAATAAAATCTTACGACTGAAGAAACATATATCTGAAACAGATATATGAGATTTGAAGAAGTTACAAAGTAACTTAGCAGTTGATTCAGATAGAGTGTTCTTCAATGTAAACAGGTAGCAATATGACGGAAACCCGGAACTTAGAGACGTTTAAAAAGGGGGTCTATGATCACGTTGACCGCCATGACCACCATGACCACCACGACCGCCACGACCTCCACGACCTCTATTTTTCCTTCCTCCTACTAAAGTCCAGTGCATTTCTTGAACTTTTTGTGTTGGTTTAATTGGTCGACCTCCTCGAGTCCTTTGAGAAGGATCATTACCAAGTTACCAACCGAACATTTTATCTGTTTTCCTATCCTCTTTGCTAGGTTCATTTTTCGGAGTGTTCAAGATATATAGTTTAGCTGATAGGCAGATTCCACccttattagtaaaaaaaagtttaaatcgTGCAACTGAAATCATTCTTTTCATCGAGTAAATTAGTGTAGCTATTAACCTCTCAATTATGTGGAGAGTAGGAAACTAGAGCAATGGAAGAATTATTTTAGTTCGAGACATTCATCCAATCATTTGCTAAACCTTAATGTTTGCTCTTGTTCAAGTGAAAAGTGGTAGCGAGCTGATTAAGTTATTGAATATCCAGTCTCCTAAACATTTTTCGTCAGCTTAAAGAATGAAGacaaaacagattttgaaaataaaagatatagaGTTACCGGCATGTCTCTCTCATTCAActgaatactagattttgataaaGCGCGGGATAaccttttgattaaaaatttcgatttaaaagttgttattttcttttctgaattttaaaatttgagttttgacatatataatttgttttgacATTTCATTGGGATGTGCATTCAAGTTTGAAATTTGTGTACGGTTCAGTTATTcagttttcaaattattttattttcaagtgTTAGGACCCATTTAAAAACTATACATCTTTATCACATCGATTTGAGTAATGTGTTCAAGtcggatttatttttttacaaaccCCAAAATTAACCGAATTAGAAATAGTTTCCTCTCAATTCTGGTTTAagccaaattattattttctatgatATAAGATAACATATGTTTatctttaaaattaaattacaaaaataatttacagatgtttaataatatcaactttatgtttgtattttataattcaactagatatgagcccgttgcgttgcaacggttttgtttgatgttttaatttaatagaaaacataaaataataatcattttattatagttttatgattgtttgcatatgttgtgtgagatttattttataactaaaaataattttcgttcaagttaaaatttgtattttataataatggtACATAGATGAATTGTTATCAACTTTCTACTTGGATTAGAAAAGACATTATACTTAAATTTTTCAATTGAACCcaacctaaaataaaaaaaattgaatgaaaaataagaaaaattgaaagtcGAAGAATAACGCCAATCAAATAAATGAtaacattttccttttttatgtactaatctaatgttttattaaataagtttttaaaattttattttgctagaattttttaaaaaaggaaaaattttatattttataaatatcctttttatttacaattaaaaataaaaacagtattaAATTCgcctttatatttttgattaggattttagaaatagaaaattactGTTATATAACCTTATACAATTATCTTgtctttagaattttagaaataaataaattgctataaaataattatttctagttactaataaataattttaaaattactcttttacaatttctatcaatactaattttacacttcttttttaaattaataatttttagtatcatgttcatcatcaataacttaataaatttagatAATACCTTGTTCGAAAGTCGGAAACTGAATCAAAATCATTGTTCAATAAGAATTTTGTTCCAGATGATGCCGACAAATAAATTTCATCTTCATATGTATTCACCAAAACACTTGTCATGATaagaacaatatttttactttCTACATCACGATACTTATCTTCAAATAATTCTGCTTGTTCAGCTCATAGTGTTGCTTGTATCTCAATTTCTCTGTTTAAGATAGAATATTTAAtgtaaaagagaaataaaaaataaaaaaacgaaattGATTAATAGAATTGAAATTGATTAATACAATTGAAACTGAAATATACCTTCCTAACAATAAAGTTAGAATAACTTTTCGGAGGATAGGTTTAGTCCGACTACGAACATCTGATTTCTCCATGTTCTTGATATATCCTATCACATTTGTAACAAAATCATGTTATATAATAGGATTATTTCaaggaaaattaattaaaaataggcAATAGGTTGAAAGGAAGATACAAAAGGGgagatatataaagaaataactGACCAAAAGAATCTTACCATATAAATCGTATGTTGAGTCTTTCACGTGGTCTAAATCTTAATAATTTCAGAATCAAAAATTTTCAGACGGTATCTGAGGTATTTGTTGAAATTTATGATCTGAAACTCTGTAGTTTCAATTGCAATCTTGCACATTAAAATTGCAGATTTCAATGACGGCGTAATCATTCTCCAAACTTTTCAATAAGAGAATGATGCACATAACCTGGAATAGTATTTTCCtatataataacaaattatttttaataataaaattatataagatttaaactaaaaaagttaaaaaattaaccTTCTCATCGAGTAGGAGAAAATTCATTCCCATAAGCTCAttattcttatttaaatttctggCCTCCCACTTTCTAGAGTTAAATAACTTGCTGAAACCATTCTTTCTTGAAAATTCCTGGTAAATATTCATAATAAATAAGTATAGTTGAAGCACACAGAAATAATAAGCATAGCATCGTCACCCAACACAacataaataaacatattatataagCATAATCACAACTAAAAGTCATAAAAATAGGACGAACACAACAATAACCATAATCACAACTAAACGTATTAAA contains these protein-coding regions:
- the LOC108841892 gene encoding protein SUPPRESSOR OF NPR1-1 CONSTITUTIVE 4, producing the protein MRASIILLCGVVLIQLFAAQINAERSKSPWQTLSGDAPLVIARGGFSGLFPDSILDAYKLAMQTSVPGAVLWCDVQLTKDDFGICYPDLRLNNDSTIESVYPKRRKSYMVNGIPTEGWFTIDFSLRDLKNVSLIQGILSQSEKFDGNGFSILTVQDVTAQIKPESFWLNVQHDAFYAQQNMSMSSFLISASRTVSIDYISSPELNFFRKITGHFGGNGPSFVFKFLGKEDFEPTTKRTYGSILSNLTYVKTFASGIIVPKSYIWPLDDKQYLLPPTSLVHDAHKAGLQVYVSGFANDANIAYNYSFDPVSEYLSFVDNGDFSVDGVLSDFPITASASVDCFSHIGRNATKQVDFLVISKHGASGDYPGCTNLAYDKAIKDGADVIDCSVQMSREGKPFCSNSIDLEKSTMAAQTPLRNRSTIIPEISSDVGLYTFSLTWPEIHNLTPAISNPYRNPNERDSGRIMSLFEFLNLAKNSTTLSGILISVENAVYLREKKGLDLVKAVLDTLTEAGYSNGTTTKKVMIQSTNSSILVDIKKQSKYETVYKVEKTIDDISDSAIDDIKKFANAVVIIKPSVFPLSDDSFVSGKTNVLERLQKSKLMVYVELLQNEFVSDATVEINSYITGAGINGTITEFPITASRYKRNRCLGTKETLPYMAPVIPRRLLQIVNSLPPAPSPAPAPSSVFTDDYFAGPPLLPNSVVTNDDRYKLCSQPFSCGDQRDLLYPFWIPGREDCGYPGSMLNCSGEFAELTVSSVKFRILMANYDYNIITLARLDYTDNLCPSNPRNEQFNQSALHFTDHTKLLAILYGCPDLSSNISSSPVYNYLTDFQCEDIDREGLRNYCFVTNSSFALLYMRDGTKDLGKNCKKKVSIPVSDSTLRTLRSDNPNKSLEQGFDLEIKQDCAMCLKSNGACGYNHTRNEFACFCGDGTHGHNCDGSLVNAIHKGSWVKIIPKVAGSIAGVVLLVILLLFFRHYLRMKELRLRQQNLKSLIPLKHYTYAQVKRITKSFAEVVGRGGFGIVYRGTLSDGRMVAVKVLKDSKGNGEDFINEVASMSQTSHLNIVTLLGFCSEGSKRAIIYEFLGNGSLDKFISEKSSVKLDWTTLYQIALGVARGLEYLHHGCKTRIVHFDIKPQNVLLDENFSPKVSDFGLAKLCEKKESALSLLDTRGTVGYIAPEMISRVYGNVSRKSDVYSYGMLVLEMIGARNKESAHQDSASNTSSIYFPEWIYRDLELGKPRRLIEDGINNEEEEVAKKMALVGLWCIQPSPSDRPPMNRVVEMMEGRLEALEVPPRPVLQQIPTAPLQESLTLSDSLVEADH